The genomic segment ATTATTGGATTTATTGGCTTAATTATTCCCCATATTTTGAGGCTGACAGATATTACCGATCATCGCTATTTGCTTACCGGTTGTGCTTTGACTGGTTCAACGCTTTTGTTAATGGCAGATTTAACCTCCCGGGTTGCCATGTCATCCGCCGAATTACCTATTGGCGTGATTACCTCGACTATTGGTGCACCGCTTTTTATCTGGATGTTATTACGGCATGCTAAAACTTACTAATATCTCACTCTCTTCCCGTCTGTCGGATATAACCGTTTCTGCTGACGCAGGGAAGTTGATACATGTGATAGGGCCAAACGGTGCCGGCAAGAGTTCTTTGTTAGCCTGTATTGCCGGTCTGTTACCTTATCAGGGGACAGTAGCTTTGCAGCAACACAACATTCATCATTATTCAGCCATAAAATTGGCCGGCATGCGGGCTTATCTCAGCCAGCATCAAGACAACAGGGCGATGATGCAGGTTTTTCAATATATCGCTCTGCATCAGCCTAAAATAGCAACATCGGCAGAAGTGGAAGCCGTAGTGATGTTTTTGGCAGAACAGTTGGAATTAGCAGATAAATTGAGCCGACCATTAAGCCAACTTTCCGGTGGCGAATGGCAAAGGGTGCGACTGGCCGCCGTGTTTCTACAGGTTTGGCCCGCATTAAATCCTGAAGCCCGACTTCTGTTGCTTGATGAACCCATGAACAGCCTTGATGTGGCACAGCAGGCGGCATTGGATAATTTGCTTACCCAGTTCTGCTTACAAGGTGCCAGCGCCATCGTGAGCGCTCATAACCTGAATCACACATTACATCATGCTGATGAAGCTTGGTTACTGTATCAGGGGCGATTGATGGCTGCCGGTGTGACTGCTGAAGTCATGTCTGTTCAACAATTAGAAAAAGCCTTTCATATTGGTTTTGAATTATTTCAAGTAAATAAACAACGTTGGTTAAGGCCGATTAATCAAAGTTTTTAATGTTTTATTGACCATAAAGAATTTATTTGAAGTTCATCACAAAAAAATAATGTATATGCTAGCTAATTCAACTGAAATAATTGTTAAAGAAGAAATTAAAACGCATTAATTTCTTAATTTATCCTCTATTAAAAACCAAAATAAATGATAATTAATAATTAGAGTTATTATTTTATAATAAAACTCTATTGATTAAAAAATACACTTCATTACATTCTCTTTCTGATATTTTAATTTTTATTTTTTATATAAATCAACAAATTAATATAATGCCAACACAATACCTGTCAACCTTGACAGGTATCTAGTTAGTGTTCTTTTTGATATAAAAAAGAACAAATTCAATTAATGAATTGAATGTTTTTTATACTAATAAGTTCAATTTAATCTTTATGTGGATATAACGTTATTCGCAAAAGTGAATATAACTTTTATCAATAACCAATAGACGGAACCACGGTTATCGACCATGAGGCAGAACCTCATCCGAGCGCTCGGATATTTCAGGTAGTTGATACACAAGGAAATAGGGAACGTAGTTGTGGTGTTTTTTACCAATAAGGATCAGGACTAAAACTATGGCTGACAGCTTTCAAAACGAAGTTCCCGCAGCGCGCGTAAATATAAAACTGGATCTTCATACCGGTGGCGCACAGAAAAAAGTTGAGTTACCACTGAAGTTATTAGTAATGGGAGACTACAGTCACGGTCAGGAAAATCGACCTATTGCTGAAAGAGAAAAAATCTCCATCAATAAAAATAACTTTAACGCCGTATTAGCGGATTTAAATCCTAAAGCCAAACTCACCATTAAGAATACCCTCGCCGGTGATGATTCTGAAACTAACGTATCGTTAAGCTTTAAAGATATGAAAGATTTTGAACCGGAGCAGGTAGCAAAACAAATTCCTGCATTACGTTCATTACTCGCTATGCGTAATTTATTACGCGACCTGAAATCCAACCTGCTGGATAACGCCACTTTCCGCCTGGAACTGGAACGTATTTTAAAAGATGAGCAACTATCGGACGAACTGCGCGCTGAATTAGCGGCAATTGGTTCTTTGCCAAACGGCGCTGATTCTCAGTAATCATTCTTCTTTGATACGTATTTTATAAGGATTGTCTATGTCTACCTCTACACAAGGTTCCAGTTCTAAAACTGCCAGCACTGTAGTGAAAGATGCCAGCAGCGTCTATCAGTCTCTGTTTGATAAAATTAATCTCACTCCGGTTGCTCAATTTGACGATATCGTTAAGTTTCAGGATAACGATGCGCTGGCGGAAGCCTCTGCTGATGAACGTGTCACTATGGCGGTTAACGTATTTCTGAATATGGTTCAGCAATCGGCGCAAAAAGTGGATAAGCTGGATAAGAGCCTGCTGGATTTCCATATCAGCCAAATCGACAAACAGTTGAGCGAGCAGTTAGATGCCGTGATGCATCATCCCGAATTTCAATCTATCGAGTCGGCATGGCGCGGCTTAAAGTTCCTGGTTGACCGTACTGACTTCCGTCGCAATGTCAGAATCGAAGTGCTGGATGCTTCAAAAGAAGCACTGCAGCAAGATTTCGAAGATGCACCAGAAACCATTCAAACCGGCTTTTATCGTCATACCTATATTCAGGAATATGACACCCCAGGCGGTGAGCCAATTGGCGTAACCATTTCTAACTTTGAGTTTGATCGTGGTCCGCAGGATATCGCATTACTGCGTAATATCTCTAAAGTGGCGGCAGCGGCACACATGCCGTTTATTGCCTCTGTTGGCCCGGCTTTCTTTGGTAAGAACAACATGGAAGAAGTGGCAGCAATTAAAGATATTGCTAACTACTTCGATCGTGCTGAATACACCAAGTGGAAAAGCTTCCGCGATACCGATGATTCCCGCTATGTGGGTTTAACCCTGCCGCGCGTATTGGCGCGTCTGCCATATGGTCCGGATACGGTACCGGTGCGTAACTTCAACTATACCGAAGAGGTAAAAGGACCGGATCACGACCGTTATCTGTGGACCAATGCCTCATTTGCTTTTGCTGCCAATATGGTGAAAAGCTTTGTGCGTAACGGTTGGTGTGTTCAGGTTCGTGGCCCGCAGGCTGGCGGTTTAGTTGACGATCTGCCAATTCATTTGTACGACCTGGGAACTGGCAATCAGGTTAAGATCCCAACGGAAGTTCTGATCCCGGAAACCCGTGAGTTTGAATTTGCTAACCTGGGCTTTATCCCACTGTCATTCTATAAAAACCGTGACTATGCGTGCTTCTTCTCTGCTAACTCAGCCCAGAAACCAGCGCTGTATGACACCAAAGAAGCCACTGCGAACAGCCGAATCAATGCCCGTTTACCGTACATTTTCCTGCTGTCACGTATTGCTCATTACCTGAAAGTGATTCAGCGCGAGAACATTGGTGCGACTAAAGATCGTCGTGTGCTGGAGCTGGAGCTGAATGCCTGGATCAATAATCTGGTCACCGAAATGACCGATCCAAGCGATGAAGTTCAGGCGTCACATCCGCTGCGTCAGGCAAAAGTTATCGTAGAAGATATTGACGATAACCCGGGCTTCTTCCGGGTGAAAACATTCCTTATTCCTCACTTCCAGATTGAAGGCATGGACATCAATTTATCGATGGTTTCTCAAATGCCAAAGGCCAAGGCTTAATCTTATCCGGAGTTTGAAATAATGAAGATCCACCGCCCGTTATGGAGCGAAGGTGCGTTTTTGTCGCCGGAACAATTCCAGCAACAAAGTCGATGGGAAGCGTTTAGTAACGACCAGATTGCCAGGCTCTGCCTGGCTAATCCCTGGGGCGTTCAGCGCGTGGCATTTGACGCTCAGGCTTTGACATTGAATAAACTCAATGCCGAAAGTTTAAGCGTGCGTTTTCCCGATGGCAGTTGGATAGATACCGACGTCTCTGATGCGTTACCTCCGGCCCGTGACCTGAAACAAAGCATTCCGGCCGACCGTAATGAAGTGACGGTTCTGTTGGGGTTGCCGCTGTTACACGCTAACGGTGGAAACTGCCATCAGGAAGGCAACTACTCGGAGCGACCGTTACGCTACCGGCAGGAATGGATAGAAATTCAGGACTTGTTTGGTCAGGGGAATGAATCCATTGCCGTTGAGCGCTATGCGCTGACGCTGCTGTTCGATTTCGAAGAGCAGGGGGATTATCTTACCTGTCCACTGGTTCGCCTGAAACGCGATGCTAACGGCCTGTTTGCCATTGAACCGGCTTTCTTACCTCCGCTACTGAGTTTAACCGCCAGCAATGGCGTGCTGACTCAACAGCTGGATATGTTATGCACTCAGGTGCAGTCGAAACGCCAGCGCCTGATGGGAATGCGTCGTGAGCGTAATCAGCAAATGGCGGAATTTGCCGTCGCTGATGTGTCTCTGTTCTGGTTGCTTAACGCGCTGAACAGCCATGAACCGTTGCTTAAATTCTTACAGCAATATCCGGTGACCCATCCGGAGCAGCTCTATCAGCAACTGGTTTCGCTGGCTGGTGCCTTATTGACGTTCTCTCTGGAGCATGACGTTGAGGCGATCCCGTCTTATCAGCATAACCAGTTAAATATGGTGTTTCCGCCGCTGTTTAAGCTGATTGGTCAACTGTTAGAAGCCAGCCTGCCATCCAGAGTGATTGCTATCGATCTGGTTCACAGCAGTGGTACCCGCTGGTCCGGTCGCTTACAGGATAGCCGTTTGACGGAAGATACCGACTTCTATCTGTCAGTACGTTCATCACTGCCTGCCCATCAACTGCTGGAACTGATGCCGGTGCTGTGCAAAGTAGGTTCGCCGGATGATGTGAACCAAATCATTAACTCGGCGCTGTCCGGCGTTCCACTTAAAGCATTAAGTCATGTACCGGCAGCTATTCCGCTGCGTCTGGATAATCAGTATTTCGCTCTGGACTTAACCCATCCGGCCGCGCAGAGCATGCTGGCAGCACGTTGCTGCGAGTTTTATGTTCCGCGTTCACTGCCGGACGTTTCTCTGGAACTGTTTGCGGTACTTAAATCATGAGCCAAAACCTGAAAAATCTCTCCATTGATGAACTGCTGCGTGATATCGCTCTGACGGTCGTGCATTTACGTGCGGGCTCAGTGGTGGAACATGGGGAAGCGCTATACAAACGTTGCGTGGAGCAAATCAACCAACTGCGTAAACGCTTAACCGAAATGCAATGTGGCACGGATGTCGTTAACGATATCAGCTATGCCGCCTGCGCTCTGCTGGATGAAACCGTGCTGTTACGCAATAACGACGAAGGTTACGACGTTTGGCAGGGCACGCCATTGCAGGTCACTTTCTTTAAAACTTATCAGGCCGGTGACGAACTGTTTGAGCGTATCCGTCAGCGTATTCGCCATCCGGAAGGGGCTCAATTGGTACTGGCTTGTTATGACCGCATCTTAGGGTTGGGTTTTCAGGGGCGCTATTTATCGCAACCACAGACGGAAAGAGAACAGCTGGTGATGGCGGTACGGGATCTGCTGCCTGAATCCTCAGCAAGTAAAAACGTATCGATGATTAACGCGGTGCAAGGGAAAGGTGGCTTCTGGCGGAACTCTTCACTGCTGTTCTGGACCGGTATTTCAGTCATGGCAGTCATTTTACTGTACATGCTGTTACGTCAGCATCTGGACAGCACGCTGGTTCAGCTATTACAGGGTGCATAACAACTTTCGATCCGGGCCTGTGACGGCAACCGGTATGAAAAATAATGCAATTAATCAGGCGTTTTACAGGAGAGAAAAACTTACACAGCAATAGGGAAAGTCCCTGAGGTATTGACTTTAAGGCGTGTGGATAGCTTAGCGTCATACCCGGGTTGTCACCTTATCGATGGGGTAAGGGATCCTGCACAACGATACGGCATTGCAAAATCGACGTGGGATTGAAATTAAGGATGTGAATGTGGGTGATTACCCTTGGCGAGTGCAGCTGCTGTATGCCACCTGTCTCTGTCTGGCTCTGCTGCTGTTCTTCCTACCTTTGCCAACTGGCTGGGTAGTTATAGGTTGTGTGCTGACGCTATTGGTCAGCGGATATAAAGGGTGGCGCACCTTACGGTATACCAGACAGGTTAAACATGTATCACCTTATCTGGATGCGCTGGACAGACAACTGGAAGCATTGCCGGAACGCCTGAGGCGCCGGTTACCGGTGATATTAGTCACCGGCGATGCCACCACCCGTTACTTTGCTGAACAAGAGGATCGGCAGGTAGCAATAAGCGGTAAGAGTATCTGGATTGCAGTACCGGATATGTCGGAGCTCTCTCTGACGGCAGATGCCCTGAGTGGTCGCTGGCCCGAGATGGCAGGAAGGATAGGGGTGTTGTTTACCCTGACACCTGAACGTTATATCAACAGCCAGTCCCTGACGGGATATCTGCAAACGTTTCGCCAGTCATGGGCGGATGCCAGTAAGACCAGCGGCTATAAGCTACCGGGATACCTGGCCGTCAATGTCCGACTGGGCGATGAAGCATCAGAATCAGCTCCCTGGTTCTGGTGGAATAAACAGAGTTCGGAAATACGCATTTTAGATGACTGCCACATGCCGCTAAACCAGTGGTGTCAGCAGGGAGAGCAGCAACATCAATATCAGCGTCAGCATCTGGCGGTGATGTTGAAAACCTTACAACAGTGGCTGGATGAGCAGGTTATTCAGGTACTAAGCGATACACAACAGCCGGTTCCCCAGTGGATCCCGGGGGCGGTAGCGTGCCTGAACGTTAGTCTGCCGGTTGAAAATGAAAACGTCTGGCAGCGTTATTTAGCCGACGTTACCACTTTATCGCTGCCAGCGGCCTCAACGGCGAATCAGTCAATTCCTCTGCCTGAACGGTTAGTGGAAGACATGCCGGTGTTCTGTCAGCTACCGGCAAAGAAACGGGCACTTTGTCATGCAGTGATGTTGACGGCCTTATTTGCGGCGGTTGCATTGTGTGCATCGGCTTATAACAACCGCCAGTTGCTGCAACATATCGCCGGGGATCTGCATGCTTACAAGCAGATTGCCATGGATAGCTATGACGAGAAGTTAACCAGCCTGAAGGTGCTGAAAACCGATCGGCAACTGTTGGATAAGTATTACCGGGAAGGCGAGCCAGAACGGCTGGGCGTAGGGTTGTATACCGCAGGGCGTTTAATCATGCCGCTGGATGTGGCGATTAAAAATTATCAGCCGCCGCCACCTCCGCCACCGCCTCCACCACCAGAGGAAGCACCGAAGCTGGTGCGGCTGGACAGTATGTCACTGTTTGATACCGGAAAAGCACAGCTAAAAACCGGTTCAACCAAAATTCTTGTAGACGCTTTAATCAACATTAAAGCCAAGCCGGGATGGCTGATTCTGATTGCGGGCCATACCGATGTCACAGGAAATCCAGAAAATAATCAGAAGCTGTCACTGGCCAGAGCGGAATCGGTCCGCGACTGGATGATAGAAACCAGTGATATCGAGAAAACCTGTTTCGCCATTCAGGGGTACGGGGCAACTCAACCCATTGCTGACAATGAGACAGCAGAAGGAAGAGCGGCTAACCGCCGGGTGGAAATCAGTTTGGTGCCAGAAGCTTCGGCGTGTCAGCCACAAGCCGGGCATCAGATATCTCAACAAAACTAAGGAGAGAGTAATGGCAATTCCTGCATATCTGTTTGTTAAAGATGATGGTGGTGCAGACATCAAGGGTTCGGTGACGGTTCAAGGACGTGAAGGCAGTATTGAACTGGTTGAGTTTGACCATAAGGTTCATATTCCAACTGATGGTAATACCGGCAAATTAACCGGTACTCGCGTACATGCACCTTTAACTTTCGTTAAAGAAGTGGATTCTTCATCCCCTTATTTATACAAAGCGGTGACCACCGGTCAGACCCTGAAGTCGGCTGAAATCAAATGGTTCCGTATTGATGATTCCGGTCAGGAAGTTGAGTACTTCAACACCCTGATGGACAGCGTGAAAGTGGTTTCTATTAAGCCAATCATGCACAACATCAAAGATCCAAGCAAAGAGCGTTACAACCACCTGGAAGAAGTGGAAGTGCGTTATGAAAAAATCACGTGGACTTATAAAGATGGCAACATCATCCACGCGGACAGCTGGAACGAAGGCCGCGGCTAAATCCCCGTCGTCCTTGAAACAGTGGCGGCGTTAGCTGCGTTCACTTGCTGCCTTGCCACGGTTCCAATGACTTAGGGTATTCGCACCATCATGCACCGGAGGATTTCTGCCGGTGCATCTATCTCCAATATAAAATCATGTTGTGCCAGGGAGCAGCCAATGATCACCGATCCTTCCGTACTATTACGTCGATTAAACCCCTATTGCGCCAGAGCATTAGAAGCTGCCGCCAGCCTGTGTCAGACGCGGGCTCATCCAGAAATTACTTTAGAGCATTGGTTGTTGAAATTGCTGGAGCAAGGGTGCGGCGATATGACGGTGATCGCACGTCGTTATGAGCTGGATTTGGACGGCGTATGGCAGGCACTGCTGGGTCAACTGGAAGCCTTACCCCATACGGTACAGCAAAAGCCGGTATTGTCTGGCGTAGTACAAGAGTTATTAAAATCAGCCTGGCTTATCGCCTCGCTGGAAAATCAATCAGATTCCGTGCGTTCAGCCCATATTCTTCAGGCGCTGATCGACAATCCTCAATGGCTGAAAGCGCGTGACGCCTGGCCATTGCTCAGCGTTTCTCAGGTTCAGCTTCAGCGTTTATTACCCATTCTGGACGAGCTTTCTGATGAGAGCCCTGAACGGGTTAACGCACCGGTTTACGATAGCGTTGAATCCGTCGGTGCAGATATCGCTCCTGTGGCACCGACTACCGGCTCGTTAAATAAAACCGCGGCGGCACCGGCGCAGCACACCGCATTAGACCGTTTCACCATCAATCTGACCGCCAGAGCAAAAGAACAAAAAATCGATCCGGTCTTTGGTCGTGATGTGGAAATTCGTCAGATGGTAGATATCTTATCCCGCCGTCGTAAAAACAACCCAATTCTGGTCGGTGAGCCCGGCGTAGGGAAAACGGCGTTGGTTGAAGGTTTGGCCTTGCGTATTGCCGAAGGTAACGTTCCGGACAGTTTAAAGCCAGTCAATATTCACACGCTGGACTTAGGCCTGCTTCAGGCAGGAGCCGGTGTAAAAGGTGAGTTTGAACAGCGATTAAAAAATGTGATTGAAGCGGTACAACAATCACCCACGCCTATTCTGCTGTTTATTGATGAAGCCCATACTATTATCGGCGCGGGTAATCAGGCGGGGGGAGCCGATGCGGCTAACCTGCTAAAACCTGCACTGGCCCGGGGGGAGTTGCGCACCATTGCCGCCACCACCTGGTCTGAATACAAACAGTATTTTGAACGTGATGCGGCGCTGGAGCGTCGTTTTCAGATGGTAAAAGTGGATGAGCCGGATGATGAAACCTCGGCATTAATGTTGCGAGGCCTTAAGTCTCGTTATGCCCAGCACCATGGGGTGCATATTTTAGATGAAGCGGTTCGTACCGCGGTTTCACTGTCGCGCCGTTATATCACGGGCCGTCAGTTACCGGACAAAGCGGTGGACCTGTTGGATACTGCTTCAGCCCGGGTGCGCATGGGATTAGATACTATTCCGGAAGAGATCACCCTGTTAGAAGCACAGCTTTCCGCACTGGAGTATGAGTACATTGCCCTGAGTGAAGACTGGGAACTGGGGGAAGCGATCCCTGAATCCCGGCTGGATGAAATTAAAACTGAACAGCAAGGGCTGATTCAGAAAATTGAGCAGCGTACCGTACAGTTTACTCGTGAAAAGCAAATTATTGAGCAGCTGATCGAATTGCGTTCCTGGCTGAATCAGTCGGACCTACCGCAGACACCGCAGGAGATCGCCGAGCAGATTAATCAGCTTCAGCAACAGCTCTATAACGTGCAGGATTCGGTACCGCTGTTATCGCTGGATGTTGATAGCCGCACGGTTGCCAGCGTTATCGCTGACTGGACCGGTGTTCCGTTAGAAAGCCTGATGAAAGATGAGCAAAGCAACCTGTTGATGTTAGAAAACGAACTGGCAGAACGGGTTATTGGACAGGATGAAGCGCTGATATCGCTGGCGCAACGCCTGCGGGCA from the Limnobaculum zhutongyuii genome contains:
- the btuD gene encoding vitamin B12 ABC transporter ATP-binding protein BtuD, producing MLKLTNISLSSRLSDITVSADAGKLIHVIGPNGAGKSSLLACIAGLLPYQGTVALQQHNIHHYSAIKLAGMRAYLSQHQDNRAMMQVFQYIALHQPKIATSAEVEAVVMFLAEQLELADKLSRPLSQLSGGEWQRVRLAAVFLQVWPALNPEARLLLLDEPMNSLDVAQQAALDNLLTQFCLQGASAIVSAHNLNHTLHHADEAWLLYQGRLMAAGVTAEVMSVQQLEKAFHIGFELFQVNKQRWLRPINQSF
- the tssB gene encoding type VI secretion system contractile sheath small subunit; amino-acid sequence: MADSFQNEVPAARVNIKLDLHTGGAQKKVELPLKLLVMGDYSHGQENRPIAEREKISINKNNFNAVLADLNPKAKLTIKNTLAGDDSETNVSLSFKDMKDFEPEQVAKQIPALRSLLAMRNLLRDLKSNLLDNATFRLELERILKDEQLSDELRAELAAIGSLPNGADSQ
- the tssC gene encoding type VI secretion system contractile sheath large subunit yields the protein MSTSTQGSSSKTASTVVKDASSVYQSLFDKINLTPVAQFDDIVKFQDNDALAEASADERVTMAVNVFLNMVQQSAQKVDKLDKSLLDFHISQIDKQLSEQLDAVMHHPEFQSIESAWRGLKFLVDRTDFRRNVRIEVLDASKEALQQDFEDAPETIQTGFYRHTYIQEYDTPGGEPIGVTISNFEFDRGPQDIALLRNISKVAAAAHMPFIASVGPAFFGKNNMEEVAAIKDIANYFDRAEYTKWKSFRDTDDSRYVGLTLPRVLARLPYGPDTVPVRNFNYTEEVKGPDHDRYLWTNASFAFAANMVKSFVRNGWCVQVRGPQAGGLVDDLPIHLYDLGTGNQVKIPTEVLIPETREFEFANLGFIPLSFYKNRDYACFFSANSAQKPALYDTKEATANSRINARLPYIFLLSRIAHYLKVIQRENIGATKDRRVLELELNAWINNLVTEMTDPSDEVQASHPLRQAKVIVEDIDDNPGFFRVKTFLIPHFQIEGMDINLSMVSQMPKAKA
- the tssK gene encoding type VI secretion system baseplate subunit TssK, with amino-acid sequence MKIHRPLWSEGAFLSPEQFQQQSRWEAFSNDQIARLCLANPWGVQRVAFDAQALTLNKLNAESLSVRFPDGSWIDTDVSDALPPARDLKQSIPADRNEVTVLLGLPLLHANGGNCHQEGNYSERPLRYRQEWIEIQDLFGQGNESIAVERYALTLLFDFEEQGDYLTCPLVRLKRDANGLFAIEPAFLPPLLSLTASNGVLTQQLDMLCTQVQSKRQRLMGMRRERNQQMAEFAVADVSLFWLLNALNSHEPLLKFLQQYPVTHPEQLYQQLVSLAGALLTFSLEHDVEAIPSYQHNQLNMVFPPLFKLIGQLLEASLPSRVIAIDLVHSSGTRWSGRLQDSRLTEDTDFYLSVRSSLPAHQLLELMPVLCKVGSPDDVNQIINSALSGVPLKALSHVPAAIPLRLDNQYFALDLTHPAAQSMLAARCCEFYVPRSLPDVSLELFAVLKS
- the tssL gene encoding type VI secretion system protein TssL, short form — protein: MSQNLKNLSIDELLRDIALTVVHLRAGSVVEHGEALYKRCVEQINQLRKRLTEMQCGTDVVNDISYAACALLDETVLLRNNDEGYDVWQGTPLQVTFFKTYQAGDELFERIRQRIRHPEGAQLVLACYDRILGLGFQGRYLSQPQTEREQLVMAVRDLLPESSASKNVSMINAVQGKGGFWRNSSLLFWTGISVMAVILLYMLLRQHLDSTLVQLLQGA
- a CDS encoding OmpA family protein, with product MGDYPWRVQLLYATCLCLALLLFFLPLPTGWVVIGCVLTLLVSGYKGWRTLRYTRQVKHVSPYLDALDRQLEALPERLRRRLPVILVTGDATTRYFAEQEDRQVAISGKSIWIAVPDMSELSLTADALSGRWPEMAGRIGVLFTLTPERYINSQSLTGYLQTFRQSWADASKTSGYKLPGYLAVNVRLGDEASESAPWFWWNKQSSEIRILDDCHMPLNQWCQQGEQQHQYQRQHLAVMLKTLQQWLDEQVIQVLSDTQQPVPQWIPGAVACLNVSLPVENENVWQRYLADVTTLSLPAASTANQSIPLPERLVEDMPVFCQLPAKKRALCHAVMLTALFAAVALCASAYNNRQLLQHIAGDLHAYKQIAMDSYDEKLTSLKVLKTDRQLLDKYYREGEPERLGVGLYTAGRLIMPLDVAIKNYQPPPPPPPPPPPEEAPKLVRLDSMSLFDTGKAQLKTGSTKILVDALINIKAKPGWLILIAGHTDVTGNPENNQKLSLARAESVRDWMIETSDIEKTCFAIQGYGATQPIADNETAEGRAANRRVEISLVPEASACQPQAGHQISQQN
- a CDS encoding Hcp family type VI secretion system effector — encoded protein: MAIPAYLFVKDDGGADIKGSVTVQGREGSIELVEFDHKVHIPTDGNTGKLTGTRVHAPLTFVKEVDSSSPYLYKAVTTGQTLKSAEIKWFRIDDSGQEVEYFNTLMDSVKVVSIKPIMHNIKDPSKERYNHLEEVEVRYEKITWTYKDGNIIHADSWNEGRG
- the tssH gene encoding type VI secretion system ATPase TssH, with the translated sequence MITDPSVLLRRLNPYCARALEAAASLCQTRAHPEITLEHWLLKLLEQGCGDMTVIARRYELDLDGVWQALLGQLEALPHTVQQKPVLSGVVQELLKSAWLIASLENQSDSVRSAHILQALIDNPQWLKARDAWPLLSVSQVQLQRLLPILDELSDESPERVNAPVYDSVESVGADIAPVAPTTGSLNKTAAAPAQHTALDRFTINLTARAKEQKIDPVFGRDVEIRQMVDILSRRRKNNPILVGEPGVGKTALVEGLALRIAEGNVPDSLKPVNIHTLDLGLLQAGAGVKGEFEQRLKNVIEAVQQSPTPILLFIDEAHTIIGAGNQAGGADAANLLKPALARGELRTIAATTWSEYKQYFERDAALERRFQMVKVDEPDDETSALMLRGLKSRYAQHHGVHILDEAVRTAVSLSRRYITGRQLPDKAVDLLDTASARVRMGLDTIPEEITLLEAQLSALEYEYIALSEDWELGEAIPESRLDEIKTEQQGLIQKIEQRTVQFTREKQIIEQLIELRSWLNQSDLPQTPQEIAEQINQLQQQLYNVQDSVPLLSLDVDSRTVASVIADWTGVPLESLMKDEQSNLLMLENELAERVIGQDEALISLAQRLRAAKTGLTPEQGPLGVFLLVGPSGIGKTESALALADILFGGERSLITINMSEYQEAHTVSQLKGSPPGYVGYGQGGVLTEAVRRRPYSVVLLDEVEKAHRDVINVFYQVFDRGFMRDGEGREIDFRNTVILMTANLGSDYMMALLEEQPQATTAMLHEVIHPILRDHFQPALLARFQTVIYRPLGAEALRKIVAIKMGKVAERLQRHYGIEFRVEESLFDELVSACLLPDSGARNIDSLLNQQILPVLSQTLLQMQSQQKKAKALALGYNEQEGITLDIIEQGTVEVSSTHSAPEAEITMGVSESEKE